In Flammeovirgaceae bacterium 311, one DNA window encodes the following:
- a CDS encoding DNA uptake protein-like protein (COG1555 DNA uptake protein and related DNA-binding proteins), whose amino-acid sequence MWQRWLRYIRNFFGFTRGEAKGFSVLAILLILVYAAWFIYRILPVAPYEPLADQRQLDSLVRVLEAADTAVVYRQPGLAAEEAPQPQELFPFNPNTVSYDSLLRLGFTPALARRLENYRSKGGRFRKKEDLQKLYGLPRELYLSLEPWMQLPEQPAPPAANRSTAARGGENTPAVPYPKPAPAAANFDLNKADSMQLLSVRGIGPVLSGRILKFREALGGFVEAEQVREVWGLPPEAADALLARAYLPPDSEPQYLEINTADASRLARHPYINRKQAEWLVAYRSQHGPYRQASDILNIHTLDESFVNKLKPYLRF is encoded by the coding sequence ATGTGGCAACGCTGGTTGCGGTATATCCGCAATTTCTTTGGCTTTACCCGTGGCGAAGCAAAGGGCTTTTCTGTACTGGCCATTTTGCTGATACTGGTGTATGCTGCCTGGTTTATATACAGAATCCTGCCGGTGGCGCCTTATGAGCCTCTGGCAGACCAGCGGCAGCTCGATAGCCTGGTTCGGGTGCTGGAAGCAGCAGATACGGCCGTAGTTTACCGGCAACCCGGGCTTGCAGCAGAAGAAGCTCCGCAGCCACAGGAGCTATTCCCCTTTAACCCCAATACAGTTTCTTACGATTCGCTGCTGAGGCTGGGCTTTACGCCGGCACTGGCCAGGCGCCTGGAAAATTATCGCTCAAAAGGAGGCAGGTTCAGGAAAAAGGAAGACCTGCAAAAATTATACGGATTGCCCCGGGAACTGTACCTCAGCCTGGAGCCCTGGATGCAGCTGCCGGAACAGCCGGCACCCCCTGCTGCTAACAGGAGTACAGCAGCCAGAGGAGGTGAAAATACACCAGCTGTACCATACCCTAAACCAGCACCGGCTGCGGCAAACTTCGACCTGAATAAGGCAGATTCCATGCAGTTATTATCCGTGAGGGGCATAGGGCCGGTGCTAAGCGGCAGAATCTTAAAATTCAGGGAGGCCCTGGGCGGATTTGTAGAGGCAGAGCAGGTAAGAGAAGTCTGGGGCCTGCCACCGGAAGCCGCAGATGCTTTGCTGGCGCGTGCTTACCTGCCTCCTGATTCGGAACCGCAATACCTGGAAATCAATACGGCCGATGCATCCCGGCTGGCCCGCCATCCGTACATCAACCGCAAACAGGCTGAATGGCTGGTGGCTTACCGCTCGCAGCATGGGCCTTACCGGCAGGCAAGTGATATTCTCAACATTCATACCCTTGACGAAAGCTTTGTAAACAAACTAAAACCTTACCTGAGGTTTTAA
- a CDS encoding SNF family Na+-dependent transporter (COG0733 Na+-dependent transporters of the SNF family), whose protein sequence is MAGNAVGLGNFLRFPVQAVQNGGGAFIIPYIICFLLMGIPLLWIEWTMGRYGGRFGNHSTPFILDNMTRLRFWKYFGVFGIFTNIAVAAYYCYIESWTLSYVYHSLSQTFSGMNQGQVAQFFGDYVTIGVSTTGIPYEAVVFYVICLLLNTWILSRGLSGGVEVVAKFGVPMLIIFGAFLAVRGITLGSSGAPEGCEDCNSFLGLNFLWEPQFTSLTDPKVWLAAAGQIFFTLSVGMGTIQCYASYVRPKDDIALNAMSAGWMNGFVEVVLGASIVIPIAVGYLGLDWVRENAGFSMAFQTMPYLFDQWGPLLSTLAGLFWFGLLFFAGITSSLAMGTPWMGFMEDEFKWGRNKSAWSFGGLVLLMGLPTVFFFNKGVFDEYDYWAGTVSLVIFALAESIIFSWRFGIDKAWVELNSGADIRIPTFFKPIIKYVTPFIILVVFLGALITPKDNNWSAALSGNWELDASSIIGKIQNKGVVVNRSYFADKFESEVEGEVANIRSADGEKTSVDIVRREQFYRDDTGRALPLSITESRLGDVTTFDSLMVVKTYTFEEGEQLLVQEGSAVTAGTAIAQGDFINNIFYIDMSRILLVLLFVFLSLLVHKATSDRRLSGRM, encoded by the coding sequence ATGGCCGGAAATGCCGTAGGTCTGGGTAACTTCCTGCGATTTCCGGTACAGGCAGTACAGAATGGCGGCGGCGCCTTTATCATTCCCTACATTATCTGTTTCTTGTTGATGGGCATCCCCCTGCTCTGGATCGAGTGGACCATGGGCCGTTATGGCGGCCGTTTTGGCAATCACTCAACGCCTTTCATCCTGGATAACATGACGCGTCTGCGCTTCTGGAAGTACTTTGGCGTGTTTGGTATTTTTACCAACATAGCGGTTGCCGCATACTACTGTTATATAGAATCCTGGACCCTCTCTTATGTGTACCATTCGCTTAGCCAGACTTTCTCTGGAATGAACCAGGGCCAGGTGGCACAATTCTTTGGCGATTATGTAACCATTGGCGTGAGTACTACGGGCATTCCCTACGAAGCTGTTGTGTTTTATGTAATCTGCCTGCTGCTGAACACCTGGATTCTATCCCGCGGCTTAAGCGGCGGTGTGGAGGTGGTGGCTAAATTCGGGGTGCCCATGCTGATTATCTTTGGTGCTTTCCTGGCAGTAAGGGGCATTACCCTGGGCAGCAGTGGTGCGCCGGAGGGTTGCGAGGATTGTAACTCTTTCCTGGGTCTTAACTTCCTGTGGGAGCCGCAGTTCACATCGCTAACCGATCCTAAAGTATGGCTCGCAGCAGCCGGCCAGATTTTCTTTACCCTGTCGGTGGGCATGGGTACCATACAATGCTATGCCTCCTACGTAAGGCCTAAAGACGATATTGCTCTTAATGCCATGAGTGCCGGCTGGATGAACGGCTTTGTAGAGGTAGTGCTGGGTGCTTCCATTGTGATACCCATTGCAGTGGGCTACCTGGGCCTCGACTGGGTGCGCGAAAATGCAGGTTTCTCCATGGCCTTCCAGACCATGCCTTACCTCTTCGATCAGTGGGGACCTTTGCTGTCTACCCTGGCAGGTCTATTCTGGTTTGGTCTGCTCTTCTTTGCAGGCATCACTTCCTCACTGGCCATGGGTACTCCCTGGATGGGCTTTATGGAAGATGAGTTCAAGTGGGGGCGCAACAAGTCTGCCTGGTCATTTGGTGGCCTGGTGCTGCTCATGGGCCTGCCTACCGTATTTTTCTTCAACAAGGGCGTTTTTGATGAATACGATTACTGGGCCGGAACGGTATCGCTTGTAATTTTTGCGCTGGCAGAAAGCATTATCTTCAGCTGGCGCTTTGGCATCGACAAAGCCTGGGTAGAGCTGAACAGCGGCGCAGATATTCGCATCCCAACTTTCTTCAAACCTATTATTAAGTATGTAACACCCTTTATTATTCTGGTGGTATTTTTAGGTGCTTTAATTACGCCTAAAGACAACAACTGGTCTGCTGCACTGTCAGGTAACTGGGAGCTGGATGCCAGCAGTATTATCGGTAAAATTCAGAATAAAGGCGTAGTGGTGAACCGCAGTTACTTTGCTGATAAGTTCGAGTCTGAAGTAGAAGGAGAGGTAGCCAACATCCGCAGCGCAGACGGTGAGAAAACAAGTGTGGATATTGTAAGGCGGGAGCAGTTTTACCGGGATGATACCGGCAGGGCGCTGCCACTTTCCATCACAGAAAGCCGCCTGGGCGATGTTACTACCTTCGATTCATTAATGGTGGTAAAAACCTATACATTTGAGGAAGGTGAACAGTTACTGGTACAGGAGGGTAGCGCTGTAACAGCCGGAACTGCCATTGCCCAGGGTGATTTTATCAATAATATTTTTTACATTGACATGTCGCGTATATTGCTGGTGTTACTCTTTGTGTTTTTAAGCCTGCTGGTACACAAGGCAACAAGCGACAGAAGATTAAGCGGGAGGATGTAA
- a CDS encoding glutamyl-tRNA reductase (COG0373 Glutamyl-tRNA reductase): MMQTGFKVLSLSHKKAPVEIRELVSLSEENCRALLLQLREVLDISEALVVSTCNRTEIYYAAAQDFSQELVGLIGVQKGILKTETIRHYFTSINETEDAVRHLFRVSMGLESQVVGDLQISHQIKCAYQWTADADMAGPYLHRLLHAIFFTNKKVVQQTAYRDGAASVSYAAAELVEELTANLIDPHVLLVGLGEIGADVCRHLSKQPNLHLMISNRTIGKAEALAAECGARVISFEEVEGAICDANVVISSVAMPAPFITHASLQRNERLAYQIYIDLSVPRSIEASVDELPGVLLYNVDNIQNLASAALDRRIAAIPQVEALIEEAIAEFDDWSRDMVVSPTIQKLKNALEQIRQEEITRYLKNSSNQEAQLVDKITKSMMQKIIKLPVLQLKAACKRGEAETLIDVLNDLFNLEERAKEHQS; this comes from the coding sequence ATGATGCAAACAGGATTTAAAGTATTAAGTCTTTCCCATAAGAAGGCTCCCGTAGAGATACGCGAACTTGTTTCTCTTTCCGAAGAAAATTGCCGTGCGCTGTTGCTGCAGTTACGCGAGGTGCTTGACATTTCAGAAGCCCTGGTGGTCTCTACCTGCAACCGTACCGAAATATATTATGCTGCCGCACAAGACTTCAGCCAGGAGCTTGTGGGTCTGATTGGTGTACAAAAAGGCATTCTGAAAACTGAGACCATTCGTCATTACTTTACCAGTATAAACGAAACCGAAGATGCTGTACGCCACCTGTTCAGGGTTTCCATGGGGCTGGAATCGCAGGTGGTAGGCGATTTACAGATCAGCCATCAGATTAAATGTGCGTACCAGTGGACTGCCGATGCCGACATGGCCGGCCCCTACCTGCACCGCCTGCTGCATGCTATTTTCTTCACCAATAAAAAAGTGGTGCAGCAAACAGCTTACCGCGATGGTGCCGCCTCAGTATCCTATGCCGCTGCCGAGCTGGTAGAGGAGCTAACAGCAAATCTTATAGATCCGCATGTACTGCTGGTAGGACTGGGCGAAATTGGTGCTGATGTTTGCCGCCACCTGAGCAAGCAGCCAAACCTGCACCTGATGATCAGCAACAGAACCATTGGCAAAGCAGAGGCGCTGGCCGCCGAATGTGGTGCCAGGGTAATCTCTTTTGAAGAGGTAGAAGGGGCCATCTGTGATGCCAACGTGGTTATTTCGTCTGTAGCCATGCCTGCGCCCTTTATCACCCATGCTTCCCTGCAGCGTAACGAACGGCTTGCCTATCAGATTTACATAGACCTTTCTGTTCCGCGCAGCATAGAGGCTTCTGTAGACGAGCTACCCGGGGTACTGCTCTATAATGTAGACAACATTCAGAACCTGGCCTCTGCTGCACTGGACCGCCGCATTGCTGCCATACCACAGGTAGAAGCCCTGATTGAAGAAGCCATTGCAGAGTTTGATGACTGGAGCCGCGATATGGTGGTATCTCCTACCATCCAGAAATTAAAAAATGCGCTTGAGCAAATACGGCAGGAAGAAATTACCCGTTACCTCAAAAACAGCAGCAACCAGGAAGCCCAGCTGGTGGATAAAATAACCAAAAGCATGATGCAGAAAATTATTAAGCTGCCGGTGCTTCAGTTAAAAGCTGCCTGTAAACGTGGAGAAGCCGAAACCCTAATTGATGTGCTCAACGACCTCTTTAACCTTGAGGAGCGTGCTAAAGAACATCAGTCCTGA
- a CDS encoding morn variant repeat-containing protein (COG2849 Uncharacterized protein conserved in bacteria), with amino-acid sequence MKQSLFLLICTLAVAFCSTAAAQQRITTYHDSARSIVKAVYFIQDGDSSRIHGPYKAFHADGALATKGAFKEGKKVGVFEQYYPEGQLQRAIPFKDGLRNGEVLIYDPYGAVIQRAFYKNDSLHGELVQYYPDGKIHSQSEFKWGMPDGKVTEYYEDGTLKQEILYKKGQQNGVSKNYYPDGTLKSEAVYRNGQQSGYFRTYHANGRLDTETTNEGGKKIGSFKQFSAEGVQLVEGQYLQGLLHGPNRGWHENGDIRHIFQYEKGKKVGTNYTYYPDSVLESKLVVGKDGSSQEEVYWPNGKARAKKMYLAEQPEGSWKYFDQQGMLEKEEIYSGGKLNGVVTTYHPNGKIRSTLTYLNGLPTGEEKEFYASGQQKALYTYKSGKRFGTYKEWTESGQLKTEGQLKGDLKIGKWTFFDDKGKPLKKAEYLNGELVKEQKL; translated from the coding sequence ATGAAGCAATCCCTGTTTCTGCTGATATGCACCCTGGCTGTAGCTTTCTGTTCTACGGCAGCAGCACAGCAACGCATTACCACCTACCATGATTCTGCCAGATCTATTGTAAAAGCTGTCTACTTTATCCAGGATGGCGATAGCAGCCGCATCCATGGTCCGTACAAAGCCTTTCACGCCGATGGTGCCCTGGCAACCAAAGGTGCCTTCAAAGAAGGAAAAAAAGTAGGTGTGTTTGAGCAGTACTATCCAGAGGGCCAGCTGCAGCGTGCCATTCCTTTTAAAGACGGGCTCCGCAATGGCGAAGTGCTGATCTACGATCCGTATGGTGCAGTAATTCAGCGGGCATTCTATAAAAACGATTCGCTGCATGGCGAGCTGGTGCAATATTATCCTGACGGCAAAATTCACAGCCAGAGCGAGTTTAAATGGGGAATGCCTGATGGAAAGGTAACAGAGTATTACGAAGATGGTACCCTGAAACAGGAGATCCTGTATAAAAAAGGTCAGCAAAATGGGGTATCAAAAAACTACTATCCCGACGGCACCTTAAAATCCGAAGCCGTTTACCGCAACGGACAACAGAGCGGCTATTTCCGCACCTACCATGCTAATGGCCGCCTGGATACAGAAACCACCAATGAAGGCGGCAAAAAGATTGGCAGCTTTAAGCAATTCTCTGCCGAAGGGGTGCAGCTGGTAGAAGGCCAGTACCTGCAGGGGCTGCTGCACGGCCCCAACAGGGGCTGGCACGAGAATGGTGATATCAGGCATATTTTTCAGTATGAGAAAGGGAAAAAAGTAGGCACCAACTACACCTACTACCCGGATAGCGTGCTTGAAAGCAAACTGGTGGTTGGTAAAGACGGCAGCAGCCAGGAAGAAGTTTACTGGCCCAACGGCAAAGCAAGGGCAAAGAAAATGTACCTGGCAGAGCAGCCGGAAGGCAGCTGGAAATACTTTGATCAGCAGGGAATGCTGGAAAAAGAAGAGATTTACAGTGGTGGCAAGCTTAATGGTGTAGTGACCACCTACCACCCAAATGGTAAAATCAGGAGCACCCTCACCTACCTGAATGGACTCCCCACTGGAGAAGAAAAAGAGTTTTATGCCAGCGGACAGCAAAAAGCACTGTATACTTATAAAAGCGGCAAGCGTTTTGGCACCTACAAAGAATGGACCGAGAGCGGACAGTTAAAGACTGAAGGCCAGCTGAAAGGCGATCTTAAGATTGGCAAATGGACTTTCTTCGATGATAAGGGCAAACCCCTTAAAAAAGCAGAGTACCTGAACGGAGAGCTGGTAAAAGAGCAAAAGCTGTAG
- a CDS encoding alanine racemase domain protein (COG3616 Predicted amino acid aldolase or racemase) — protein MQQSWYTLENEISLDSPALLIYKERVQHNIELMIRMAGSTERLMVHVKTNKMPGIVKMLMVSGISRFKCATIAEAEMVCQAGGAYLILAHQLVGPKIERLVRLRQQYPQVFMASLLDNAATAEAHQQAFARAGLVAHVLLDVNNGMNRSGHPLNEEILPLYQQLHQLPNLHLHGLHVYDGHWRDTDFNIRKSNIDKDFRAVERLVEAIENSGLPKPIVVAGGTPAFTSHLLREEAYCSPGTCVLWDWGYGDKLQEQKFKFAALVFTRIISKPEKGIVTIDLGHKAIAAENPIDKRVRFLNLENYELLSQSEEHGVLKVQDWEALQVGDVLYGVPYHICPTVNLYAEAYVVERGSATETWEVLGRKRKISI, from the coding sequence ATGCAACAAAGCTGGTATACCTTAGAAAATGAAATTAGTCTTGATTCACCTGCCCTCCTGATCTATAAAGAGCGGGTGCAGCATAATATCGAGCTGATGATCCGTATGGCCGGCAGCACAGAGCGGTTGATGGTGCATGTAAAAACAAATAAAATGCCCGGCATTGTAAAAATGCTGATGGTCTCAGGGATAAGCCGTTTTAAATGTGCCACCATTGCCGAAGCAGAAATGGTCTGCCAGGCAGGGGGGGCTTACCTGATCCTGGCACACCAGCTGGTGGGTCCCAAAATAGAAAGGCTGGTCCGGCTGCGGCAGCAGTACCCTCAGGTATTTATGGCCTCCCTGCTGGATAATGCGGCAACAGCAGAGGCGCACCAGCAGGCTTTTGCCCGGGCCGGGCTGGTGGCCCATGTGCTGCTGGATGTTAACAATGGCATGAACCGTTCGGGGCATCCCCTCAACGAAGAGATCCTGCCGCTTTACCAGCAGCTGCACCAGCTGCCCAACCTGCACCTACACGGGCTGCACGTTTACGATGGCCATTGGCGGGATACAGATTTTAACATCCGGAAAAGCAATATCGATAAAGATTTCAGGGCCGTAGAGCGCTTGGTAGAGGCGATCGAAAACAGCGGTCTGCCTAAACCCATTGTGGTAGCCGGCGGTACCCCTGCTTTTACCTCGCACCTGCTCCGGGAGGAAGCCTACTGCAGCCCGGGTACCTGTGTACTGTGGGACTGGGGCTATGGCGATAAACTGCAGGAGCAGAAGTTTAAATTTGCGGCACTGGTGTTTACACGCATCATCTCAAAACCTGAAAAAGGAATTGTTACCATAGACCTGGGCCATAAAGCCATTGCAGCAGAAAATCCCATCGATAAGCGGGTAAGATTTCTGAACCTGGAAAACTATGAACTGCTTAGCCAGAGCGAAGAGCATGGGGTGCTAAAGGTACAGGACTGGGAGGCGCTTCAGGTAGGAGATGTTTTATATGGCGTGCCCTACCATATCTGCCCAACGGTAAACCTCTACGCCGAAGCTTATGTAGTAGAAAGGGGCAGCGCCACCGAAACCTGGGAGGTGCTGGGGAGGAAAAGAAAGATCAGCATCTGA
- a CDS encoding phosphoribosylaminoimidazole-succinocarboxamide synthase (COG0152 Phosphoribosylaminoimidazolesuccinocarboxamide (SAICAR) synthase) has protein sequence MQALKETNFSFPGQTGFYRGKVRDVYFFDDQMAVITTDRISAFDVVLPRAIPHKGAVLNSIAAYFLRGTADLVPNWLYSTPHPMVSIGRRCMAYPVEMVVRGYLSGHAWRQYREGHRLLCGVALPESLQESDKLPQPIITPTTKAHEGHDEDISREEIISRGLVPEAEYKQLEAYALALFARGTQMAAEKNLILVDTKYEFGRTEEGKILLIDEVHTPDSSRYFYREGYEERQQKNEPQRQLSKEFVRQWLITEGFQGKDGQQVPAMTDEIVQHISARYLELYEKITGLPFTKPTESVSLEASLEAAVRKNIIRHI, from the coding sequence ATGCAGGCACTGAAAGAAACTAATTTTAGCTTCCCGGGCCAGACGGGCTTCTATCGTGGAAAAGTACGCGATGTTTATTTTTTTGATGATCAGATGGCAGTTATTACTACCGACCGCATCTCTGCCTTTGATGTAGTGCTGCCCCGGGCTATACCGCACAAAGGCGCTGTGCTGAACAGCATTGCCGCTTACTTTTTGCGCGGCACTGCCGACCTGGTGCCTAACTGGCTCTATAGCACCCCCCACCCCATGGTGAGCATAGGCCGCCGCTGTATGGCCTATCCTGTAGAAATGGTGGTGCGCGGCTATCTCTCTGGCCATGCCTGGCGCCAGTACCGTGAGGGGCATCGTCTCCTGTGTGGTGTGGCACTGCCAGAGAGCCTGCAGGAGAGCGATAAATTACCGCAGCCCATCATTACCCCTACAACAAAAGCCCACGAAGGGCATGATGAGGACATAAGCCGTGAAGAGATTATAAGCCGGGGCCTGGTACCAGAGGCAGAATATAAGCAGCTGGAGGCCTATGCCTTAGCCCTTTTTGCCCGCGGCACTCAGATGGCTGCCGAAAAAAACCTGATCCTGGTAGATACCAAATATGAATTTGGCAGAACGGAAGAAGGAAAAATTTTACTGATCGATGAGGTGCATACTCCCGATAGCAGCCGCTACTTTTACCGCGAGGGATATGAAGAACGTCAGCAGAAAAATGAGCCCCAGCGGCAACTTAGTAAGGAATTTGTTCGTCAGTGGTTAATTACCGAAGGCTTTCAGGGAAAAGACGGGCAGCAGGTGCCCGCCATGACCGATGAAATTGTGCAGCATATATCTGCACGTTACCTCGAACTTTATGAAAAGATAACCGGTTTACCATTTACTAAACCCACGGAATCAGTTTCGCTGGAGGCCTCTCTGGAAGCTGCTGTCCGCAAAAACATAATCCGCCATATATAG